One Erythrobacter aureus DNA segment encodes these proteins:
- a CDS encoding S24 family peptidase, with the protein MGDVMTPERARLVELAEAGRTSLASLSAMLGRNPSYLQQFVRKGSPRKLEEADRRRLAEFFGVSEVELGADPDHARPRDADDFIAVPRLPLDASAGPGAFSAEEISFDSYRFSRRWLREMGLEGADLTAIRVEGDSMEPTLRSGDEIFVDRNKRSGEGIHVVRIGDALHVKQVQASAPGRITLISANESYAPIELDRDEVEVIGRVVWKGGRV; encoded by the coding sequence ATGGGTGACGTCATGACGCCCGAGCGCGCTCGGCTGGTCGAGCTGGCCGAGGCCGGGCGTACGAGCCTTGCTTCTTTATCCGCCATGCTGGGCCGCAATCCCAGCTATTTGCAACAATTCGTCCGCAAGGGCAGCCCTCGCAAACTGGAGGAGGCCGACCGTCGCCGCCTGGCCGAATTCTTCGGCGTGAGCGAAGTCGAGCTGGGGGCCGATCCCGACCATGCGCGTCCGCGCGATGCGGACGATTTCATTGCCGTGCCGCGCTTGCCGCTCGACGCTTCGGCCGGGCCGGGAGCCTTCTCGGCAGAGGAAATTTCTTTCGACAGCTACCGCTTCAGCCGCCGTTGGTTGCGCGAAATGGGCCTGGAAGGCGCCGATCTCACCGCGATCCGGGTGGAGGGCGACAGCATGGAACCGACCCTGCGCAGCGGCGACGAGATCTTCGTCGACCGCAACAAGCGTTCGGGCGAGGGCATCCATGTGGTCCGCATCGGGGATGCACTGCACGTCAAGCAGGTCCAGGCCAGCGCCCCGGGCCGCATCACCCTCATCAGCGCCAATGAAAGCTACGCCCCGATCGAGCTAGACCGCGACGA